The nucleotide sequence GGTCTTAAAGACCTGAGCGAGGAGGCAAGACAAGGGAGTGTCTGCCTCCGAGGAAAGGACAAGTCATGGGGAAAGCCAGGATCCTAGGTCTGACTGCAGAGGGTAGCAAGAAGACTCCACCATCTCGAAATGTCCCAGGATTAAAGAAGTGGAAGGGTGGCTCCTGGCTGACGACCGTACAGCCGGCACAATGGCACCATTGGACGCACATCACCCCAGTAAAGTTTTAACATTGGTTTTCTCCTCTCGCTACAGGATCTATACCAGTGTTCTTGAATTGACTTACTTCTGTGTTGTTGCGCTGCTCCTGGAAGAGTTGGGTGTTGAGGCAGTCTTTACCCCAAGGGTCTAGCACAAGGGACTTGCGCACTTTTCTAGCTGGGCCATCCATCTGAAAATCAAGGAGCAAGATACAAACAATAAATCTTCTTCCATCAGGGAAGgattagaaatgtattttagagCCATAATTAACTTCTGCAAGTGTTTGTTAAAAGCAGATGAGTCATGGACTACTGACAGACGATGTGCACCCTACACATACATTGTGTTTCCATGCTCTGTAGTCTGGCTGGTTGTCTGCTCTGTTAAAGATGTCTGCTCCGGTCTCCTGCTTCAAAACTTCTCGAATGTCCTCTTCTAGAAATGCTAAAGGCTGCggctgaaaaacacaaacagacacataaatatAACCATGAACTGAAAGTGTACTGTATGGAGTTGTTGCCACATTTGACGTCTTACCTCCATCTTTAGGGGCCCGTGCATTTTTTCCTGAGCAGCCAAAGCATTTTTGAAAGGAGTCGGTGTCCTTGGGGTTGGAATCATTATAGTTTTACAGAATTTGGGTGTCCGCGAACTAGAAAGGTGACAGAATATTCCACATCGGTTACTCTCCGAACAAACTGATAAAATCAAGATTTCAATATTATTGCAGGAAATTTCCACTaagcattttatatattttggtGTTATTTACCCATCATTCTCCTTCTGGTGCTTAGGTGTGGTTTCTTTGTGGAGCGGCGTGTACAAGAGACACCTCTGGCCACACACAGGAGTTGAGGTGAGGGCAGGGTTATCCAGACTCAGATGTTCCGCCCCTGATATGTTGCAGAACTGTTGAAACAACCACACAAGGCGGGTCAGTCACATGACCAATAAAATCACAAACTGAAGCTGAGCCGAGGCGGGATTATTGTGTGTGAAcggaaaaaaatgatttcatttaCTCTTGATGGGGTAAATGGCAGTGATTTTGTTGGCGTTTTCTTTGGAGAATTTGAGTTATTTTCCAAGAGAGACGAGCAGGTCCTGTCGCATAAAGGAGATggttctcccctctctctcctcctcctcctccctagGGATGCTTGGGAAGGTTTGGACGAGTTGATGGGAGTCAGGGAAGTGACACTCCCAAGACCAAAGGAAGCACAGTTCTTGTCTCGGCCTGATACGGCAGTGGGAGTGTTGAGAGTGTAATCCATTGAATTATCCATGGTCCTCTCTTGCAGGAGGGTGGTGTAGCCTGCCAGATTGTGCCTGGGCGGGGACGCTGTGTCTGACAGGTCAAAACTGGCCACCTCACTCCACGCAACAGGGTCCTGCAGAGCAAAACACATCTACAGTAGATCTTTAATACATTCAAGAGTATTTTCATATTGAGATACATTTGTGCTGTTGTGCTCCTCCTGTTACTTACGGAGTCAATGAGCTCCATGGTTTCTGCAAACTCCGGTATGGTCTGCAGGGTTGAGAGCACGGTGCTGGCCTCCAATGCCAGGAGACTAGGAGAGATAGGAAGCTGTGCTGGAGGAGCCTGGGGAATCTCAGTGCCCCTCCAGGGTTTTCTCTCTGCCTGCTCCCCCAAGCTGCTGCCACTTGTTGTCAACGTGTCATCGGACAAACTGTCTGACCAGACGGAGAACTGCTCCAAGCTCTGAGGGACAGGAGGGAAAGAACACAGGTGTCGGATCTTTGGCTGCACCAGAGGTTTGGTGGATGGTTTGATGTGGAAATGGCTGCTGTGTAAAactaatttgatttcatttgtgaAATGATCTAGATGTAAAGAAAGTGTGGAAAACACCAACAGATCTTGACCACTAAATCTCACAATATGAAATGACTGTGAAGAATGAGGTAgtgaatgaaatgtcagaggagACAGAACAGGAGAAGAGCAGGAACAGGAGGGACAGAGTGTTTGGGCCATATCCAAActgctggctgtgtgtgggCATGGGGACCGGGGGAGATGAAGGAGCGGGTTGGTGGAGGGAACAATGGTAATAAGGGGTGTAAGGTGGCGTCCAAGCACAGCTTCAGGCCAGTCTGAATGAGTAGCAAGATGGGGAGGGTAGTTACTATAGCAACACTACAGCATATCAGGCACGCATACATGTGCGCCATTCCTGTTTCACAACTATACACTGCAAAAAGTCCATCACCGAGTCAATTAAAGTGCGAGTCTTAAAATCTTAATGACCTTAAAGCAAGGTAAAGTCAATTGTGGAGATGGGAACTGTGAATTTTCTAAAATCAAGTGTTactgcaattttttttctttttaaatcaattctGATAAAAGCTAAATATAACAAAGTTTTTGAACCAGgtgttattttttgtctttatctcaCCGTAATTCGATTTTAAGACTCAGTTAAATGGGATGTTTCATGTTAATGGCCCTTTTTACAGTGTATGTAAGCTACAGACACAGGCGGGCTATGCTGACTAAGTATGCTAACACACATTCGGAGTGTGTTCTTACACATGGAGCTCTGCACTGCACTTGTCGCTGGACTTCACTCTCTGCTGACATAAGCAGCAGCTCAAGCTCCTTAATTCTTTGCTCTCTGTCAGGATCGTCCAGGCACGATGGCTGGAATAAACAAACGTCAGAGAGGGGAGGTcaagaggacaggaggaaatgaaGGTGTTAAGAaaagcagacaaaaaaacagatttacacataaaatattttaaGGGAGCCTTCGAGATTAACCCCCTTTTTGGCTGTTATTGAATGTTAGATGAAAATAACAGGACATTCAAGTATTTGACTTGGAGTCCAGAGTTAGCAATCACAAGGATATCTAGAGAAAGTCCAGAAAAGTCCCACCAGCATGCAGAGGAAATACTCAAACACTCACCAGAATGAAGCCTGAATTTTCAGGAAGACAGTCCATCATGTGTCCACTGTGAGGATCACACGTATAACCCCCCATCTAAAACACAGAGAATCACACAAGTAAAATACAAGTTAAACCAATTGAGGACAAActcaaataaatgatttaaacacCATACAGTATGAGgaggaaagtgaaagtgaacCTGGTTGGGTCCTGGTATCGACAGGGGACTGCGATCACAGCTCTGAGGCTCAGCTGGAGTTGGGGGGCACAGCCTGTGGTGGCGTCTCTTCCCTCCAGTGTGAGAGGAGGTCATGGTCTTGCTGTTATCTTGCAGGTAACCCTCGTGCTCTACCTTCCTCCTCATGGTGGAGTTCCAGTGGTTCTTGATGGAGTTGTCTGTCCTGTTGGGGAGAAGATCTGAATTAAATAACAAATCACCTCCTCAATTATAGAATAAGCAATGAACAAGCAACGTTATATTACCGTCCAGGAAGAAGCTTGGAGATCTCTGCCCAGCGGTTGCCAAGACGTTTATGGGCCTCATAAATGATTCGATCCTCTTCCTGAGTCCATGAAGACTTCTTCACCTCCGGGTTGAGGTGATTGTGCCACCGTTCACGACATTGCTTTCCAATCCTGCCCTGGAGGTGCTTTGCAATCACTGACCAACGCTTGGGGCCATATTTGTGTACCAGGTCAATAACCTATAAAAACCAAATTGAAtaagaaatatttgtttgaaaatTTTGATCTgtaaatctgaaaaataataatccatACTCCGTCATATTTTACTGTATG is from Paralichthys olivaceus isolate ysfri-2021 chromosome 17, ASM2471397v2, whole genome shotgun sequence and encodes:
- the mybl1 gene encoding myb-related protein A isoform X4; translated protein: MDNVKTRSFSNDEDEEVISTDPESKEKSKDKKTLCKVKWSRDEDEKLKKLVEQHGTESWKLIANFFQGRTDGQCQHRWQKVLNPELVKGPWTKEEDQKVIDLVHKYGPKRWSVIAKHLQGRIGKQCRERWHNHLNPEVKKSSWTQEEDRIIYEAHKRLGNRWAEISKLLPGRTDNSIKNHWNSTMRRKVEHEGYLQDNSKTMTSSHTGGKRRHHRLCPPTPAEPQSCDRSPLSIPGPNQMGGYTCDPHSGHMMDCLPENSGFILSLEQFSVWSDSLSDDTLTTSGSSLGEQAERKPWRGTEIPQAPPAQLPISPSLLALEASTVLSTLQTIPEFAETMELIDSDPVAWSEVASFDLSDTASPPRHNLAGYTTLLQERTMDNSMDYTLNTPTAVSGRDKNCASFGLGSVTSLTPINSSKPSQASLGRRRRRERGEPSPLCDRTCSSLLENNSNSPKKTPTKSLPFTPSRFCNISGAEHLSLDNPALTSTPVCGQRCLLYTPLHKETTPKHQKENDGSRTPKFCKTIMIPTPRTPTPFKNALAAQEKMHGPLKMEPQPLAFLEEDIREVLKQETGADIFNRADNQPDYRAWKHNMDGPARKVRKSLVLDPWGKDCLNTQLFQEQRNNTEKPEESLLTSSSLVTLTPEQEERSSQREEPALVPVHPNRFTSLRVKKLSPSHKAAKHTAVQVSEWEAVVYGKTEDQLIMTEQARQYLNPYPSSGSTSRALVL
- the mybl1 gene encoding myb-related protein A isoform X2 gives rise to the protein MDNVKTRSFSNDEDEEVISTDPESKEKSKDKKTLCKVKWSRDEDEKLKKLVEQHGTESWKLIANFFQGRTDGQCQHRWQKVLNPELVKGPWTKEEDQKVIDLVHKYGPKRWSVIAKHLQGRIGKQCRERWHNHLNPEVKKSSWTQEEDRIIYEAHKRLGNRWAEISKLLPGRTDNSIKNHWNSTMRRKVEHEGYLQDNSKTMTSSHTGGKRRHHRLCPPTPAEPQSCDRSPLSIPGPNQMGGYTCDPHSGHMMDCLPENSGFILPSCLDDPDREQRIKELELLLMSAESEVQRQVQCRAPCSLEQFSVWSDSLSDDTLTTSGSSLGEQAERKPWRGTEIPQAPPAQLPISPSLLALEASTVLSTLQTIPEFAETMELIDSDPVAWSEVASFDLSDTASPPRHNLAGYTTLLQERTMDNSMDYTLNTPTAVSGRDKNCASFGLGSVTSLTPINSSKPSQASLGRRRRRERGEPSPLCDRTCSSLLENNSNSPKKTPTKSLPFTPSRFCNISGAEHLSLDNPALTSTPVCGQRCLLYTPLHKETTPKHQKENDGSRTPKFCKTIMIPTPRTPTPFKNALAAQEKMHGPLKMEPQPLAFLEEDIREVLKQETGADIFNRADNQPDYRAWKHNMDGPARKVRKSLVLDPWGKDCLNTQLFQEQRNNTEKPEESLLTSSSLVTLTPEQEERSSQREEPALVPVHPNRFTSLRVKKLSPSHKAAKHTAVQVSEWEAVVYGKTEDQLIMTEQARQYLNPYPSSGSTSRALVL
- the mybl1 gene encoding myb-related protein A isoform X3, translating into MDNVKTRSFSNDEDEEVISTDPESKEKSKDKKTLCKVKWSRDEDEKLKKLVEQHGTESWKLIANFFQGRTDGQCQHRWQKVLNPELVKGPWTKEEDQKVIDLVHKYGPKRWSVIAKHLQGRIGKQCRERWHNHLNPEVKKSSWTQEEDRIIYEAHKRLGNRWAEISKLLPGRTDNSIKNHWNSTMRRKVEHEGYLQDNSKTMTSSHTGGKRRHHRLCPPTPAEPQSCDRSPLSIPGPNQMGGYTCDPHSGHMMDCLPENSGFILSLEQFSVWSDSLSDDTLTTSGSSLGEQAERKPWRGTEIPQAPPAQLPISPSLLALEASTVLSTLQTIPEFAETMELIDSMCFALQDPVAWSEVASFDLSDTASPPRHNLAGYTTLLQERTMDNSMDYTLNTPTAVSGRDKNCASFGLGSVTSLTPINSSKPSQASLGRRRRRERGEPSPLCDRTCSSLLENNSNSPKKTPTKSLPFTPSRFCNISGAEHLSLDNPALTSTPVCGQRCLLYTPLHKETTPKHQKENDGSRTPKFCKTIMIPTPRTPTPFKNALAAQEKMHGPLKMEPQPLAFLEEDIREVLKQETGADIFNRADNQPDYRAWKHNMDGPARKVRKSLVLDPWGKDCLNTQLFQEQRNNTEKPEESLLTSSSLVTLTPEQEERSSQREEPALVPVHPNRFTSLRVKKLSPSHKAAKHTAVQVSEWEAVVYGKTEDQLIMTEQARQYLNPYPSSGSTSRALVL
- the mybl1 gene encoding myb-related protein A isoform X1 → MDNVKTRSFSNDEDEEVISTDPESKEKSKDKKTLCKVKWSRDEDEKLKKLVEQHGTESWKLIANFFQGRTDGQCQHRWQKVLNPELVKGPWTKEEDQKVIDLVHKYGPKRWSVIAKHLQGRIGKQCRERWHNHLNPEVKKSSWTQEEDRIIYEAHKRLGNRWAEISKLLPGRTDNSIKNHWNSTMRRKVEHEGYLQDNSKTMTSSHTGGKRRHHRLCPPTPAEPQSCDRSPLSIPGPNQMGGYTCDPHSGHMMDCLPENSGFILPSCLDDPDREQRIKELELLLMSAESEVQRQVQCRAPCSLEQFSVWSDSLSDDTLTTSGSSLGEQAERKPWRGTEIPQAPPAQLPISPSLLALEASTVLSTLQTIPEFAETMELIDSMCFALQDPVAWSEVASFDLSDTASPPRHNLAGYTTLLQERTMDNSMDYTLNTPTAVSGRDKNCASFGLGSVTSLTPINSSKPSQASLGRRRRRERGEPSPLCDRTCSSLLENNSNSPKKTPTKSLPFTPSRFCNISGAEHLSLDNPALTSTPVCGQRCLLYTPLHKETTPKHQKENDGSRTPKFCKTIMIPTPRTPTPFKNALAAQEKMHGPLKMEPQPLAFLEEDIREVLKQETGADIFNRADNQPDYRAWKHNMDGPARKVRKSLVLDPWGKDCLNTQLFQEQRNNTEKPEESLLTSSSLVTLTPEQEERSSQREEPALVPVHPNRFTSLRVKKLSPSHKAAKHTAVQVSEWEAVVYGKTEDQLIMTEQARQYLNPYPSSGSTSRALVL